Below is a window of Tolypothrix bouteillei VB521301 DNA.
TGCGATCGCCTATGCAGCAGGTTTGGCTGTGGGGATTGGGTTAGTTTCATTTAGTTTGTATTGTGGAATTCGATTTGGCGATCCCTTGGCATTTGTTCGCGTACAGAAAGCATGGGCGCAGCCAAATTGGTGGTTTATCCTGAGAGATGCAATAGCCGTAGGTAGAGATAGCTTAATTAAAGTTGTAATGGTTTTTGGTGGCGGATACCTGTTATGGTACTTACGCACCAAAATAAGCCGTGTTGCTATCGCCTATGGTTTTTGCTCGTTGTTATTGATGATTTTTTCCGGTGCTCTCATGTCCGTCAACCGCTATGCTTATGGCGTTGTGTCCTTATCTATAGCTTTTGGAATGTTGCTTTCGCAACACCTTCGTTGGGGCTACGCTATATTAACCTGGTTCGCCATATCGCTTTTTTTCTACGCGATTGACTTTGCAATTTGGAATTGGGTAGCGTAGGAGGATAGGGGGGACAAGGGAGACAAGGGGGAATCTGTATACAAATTCAAAATTGAAAATCCAAAATGACATCACCTGATTGTTTTGAGATTGTCAATCTGTTCTGAGAATAAATCTGTAAAAATGCTCATAACCGTGCGATCGCGTACCTTAATATTCGCATTAATTGACATTCCCGATTGAAGTGGGACTTCTCGATTGCGAACAGCCAAAGATTGACGTTCTAAGCGAATTTTGACAGGAAAACTGTAGTAAGGACGAATTTGGTCTGGTGGTAAAGCATCAGAACCAATCCAGACAACTTCTCCTTTAATATCACCAAACTCGCTAAAAGGAAAAGAGTCAATTCGGACATCTACTTTCATTCCCTCTTTAATAAAACCAATATCTTTATTGGTGATATAAACTTTTGCTGTCAGATCTTCAGTTGGCACAATTTTGAGGACAGCTTGGCTGGGATTAGTCACAAAACCAGGATAACGCGCTTGTAAATCAAAAACAATTCCGTCTGATGGCGATCTCAGTTCTTGGTATTGTAAATTTAACCGTGCTTGACTAATTTGATTTTCTGTTTCAGCGATCTTTTTATCATTTTCTAAAATTGTCTTGTTCAATTCACTGTCAATTTGAGCAACTTGTTTGTTATTACTAGCAATTTGAGTGAGCAATTCTTTTTTTGCTGCTGCAATAGTATTTTTGAGCTTTTCTTGTGATTGAGCGATCGCAAAGCGCAAACGTGCTTGCTCTTGCGTTAACCGTTCCACATCTGCTTGATGAGTACGAACTTGCTCTTTCTGTTTGAGGAACTGTATCCGAGAAATTGCTCCTTCTACCGCAAGAGGTTCAAAACTGTTGAGAATAGTCTGATTAACCTCTCGAATATCCCGAGCAGACGATAATTGCGCTTGGTTTTCATTGAGTTGTTTTTTTAATTGATCTGTCTGCAATTGGTCGGAGGAAACTCGAGCCTGCAATTCCGCTTGACTAAATTCTATACGAGCCGCTTCCTCGGGCGAAAAACTTGGATTCTGATATTGTCCATTTAATTGAGCGCGGTAAAGCCGATTTTCTGCTATTAACGCTGCTCTGCTCTGAGTCAAAGAAATCAACCCTGGAGGTAACTGGATTTGCGAGATCGATAACGATGTATTCGAGCTTGTATTTTTACCAGCAAGCTGCGCTCGGTAGAATTGATTCTCCTGCATTAAAGCAGTACGAATTTTGAGAAGTGAGATTAATTGAGACCTAACTGCTGTGGGATCTAGTCTTAAAAGCACATCACCACGGCGGACTCGTTGTCCGTCTTTCACAAGGACAGCTTTTACGACTCCAGCCACGGGAGCCTGCACTTCCTTCACGGTTCCTTGAGGTTCCAATTTTCCTTGACTGGGAATTGCTTCCTCAATTTTCGCGAAATGTGCCCAAATCAACACTAAGGCTGTGACTCCTAAAATTCCCCAAAGGATAGCTCGCGACCAGATTGGCGATTGTCGCAGGACAACAGAGCGAGCAAATTTATTATCTTCAGTAGAAGTATTTACAGGTACTCTAACTTCGGGTTCTAACACCCTTGATGACGGAAGCGGTTCTGGGTTGCATTGAATTGATTTGTTCATGGTTGATTGTTGTTTGTTAGTGGTTGTTTGTTATTTGTTTTTCTAATAACTACTAACTACCAGCCACTAACTCTTGTTGTTGATAGAGGCAGTAGTAACGACCTTTTTGCGCCATAAGTTCTTCGTGGGTTCCTTGTTCGACAACGGCTCCTCGATCTAATAGCAAAATTACGTCAGCATTCTTAACAGTGCCTAAACGATGGGTAATAAAAAAGACAGTGCGATCGCGAAATGCTGCTGCTAAATTAAGGCAAACTTCTCGCTCTGACTGGTAATCTAAAGCACTCGTTGCTTCATCTAAAATGAGTAAGCGAGGATTTTGTAGAATTACACGAGCAATTGCAATGCGCTGTCTCTGTCCTCCTGAAAGAGCTGAACCTCTTTCTCCTACTCTCGTGTTATAGCCATTGGACAGAGACATGATAAAGTCATGTGCTGCAGCTATTTTTGCTGCTTGTATAATTTCTTCGGGTGTCGCATCTGGATGAGTCAACGCTATATTCTCCTGAACTGTTCCATCAAATAAGAGAGAATCTTGAAGTACCATACCAATCTGACGGCGTAGGGAATACAGTTCTACTTTGGCAATATCATAGTCATCAATAAAAATTCTGCCTGATTCTGGTTCGTAAAGTCGTTGTAAAAGCTTTGTTAAAGTGCTTTTTCCTGAGCCACTTTGTCCAACAATTCCAACAAATTGTCCGGGTTGAAAATCAATATTAATATTTTTCAGTTGCAATGAACCGTTAGGGTTAAAGCGAAAAGAGACATTTTCATACTTAACAGCCCCACGAATAGAAGGCATAGGAATGTTCTGACGGTCTAACTCTGTAACTTCTGCAGGACTATCCAAAATATCACCAAGCCGTTCTAGAGAGAGTGCTGTCTCTTGAAAGTTTTGCCACAATTGCGTTAAACGCAGTAACGGTGCTGTCACGTAACCAGCAATAATGCGAAAGGCAATCAATTGTCCTAAAGAGAGTTTTCCTTGAAGAACTAAGGATGCTCCTACCCATATGACTAATAAACTAGAAACCTGGTTGAGAAAATTACTTGTGACGTTAGCACCAGTAGAAGTAACAACAGTTTTAAAGCCAGCATCGACATAGTTAGCATAGCGCTCTTGCCACTGCCAGCGCGATCGCAACTCTATATTTTGTGCTTTTACTGTTTGAATACCTGACATCACCTCCACCAAATAAGATTGAGCTTCGGCATTGCGTTCTGCTTTATTTCGTAACTGCTGTCGGATTACGGGGGAAACTACTATTGTTAGAAAGGCAAAAAGTGGCACAGTTGCTAGAGCAACTAAAGTTAGCAACCAACTATACATTGCCATCACCACTATATAAATGACGGAAAACACAGCATCTAAGACCACTGTTAAAGCAGTTCCTGTAAGAAATGAGCGAATGTTTTCCAATTCCTGAGCGCGAGTGGCTAACTCTCCTACAGGACGTTTTTCAAAATAACGCAAAGGTAGACGTAGCAAATGGTCAATAATTTCTGAGCCTAAAGTGAGGTCAATGCGGTTAGTTGTATCAACAAATAAATAGGTACGCAGGCTTGTCAGGAGTCCTTCAAAAAAAGATAAAATTAACAGTAATATACCTAAAATATTGAGAGTACCAAAACTATTTTGTATAATAACTTTATCAATAATGAGTTGAACGATCAGAGGATTCGCCAAACTAAAAATTTGAACCAAAAATGAAGCAAGTAGGACTTCAAGGAGAACTTTACTGTATTTTATCAAGGAAGGAATAAACCAACGCAAGCTAAATTTTTGCTTGGGTGTGTACTTAGTTGGTTTAAGTAGTAATACCTGACCTTCTGCACCCCAATTTTCGATAAAATTACCTATTTTTTGATGTATTAGCCCTATTTCTGGTACTGCTAACACAAGCTTTTGTTCGCTGATTTCATAAAGGATAGCAAAACTATCTTGCCATCGAATCATAGCAGGAGGTTGCAGCTTGGTAATTCCAATAGCATTGATATTGTTAATTAATTGAGCATTTAATCCTACTAATTCAGCAATAGCACCACAAAGTTGTAATGACAAAGTTTGAGTTCGCTGAATTTGATTATCTAGCACTTTTGCGATCGCATCTCGACGAAAAGGAATGTTCCAATATTGACTGAGCATATGAAAACAAGCTAGAGTTGCATTCTTTGGTCCTCGACCTTGAATGTAGGGATAATTGGAATTAGGCGAACCCGATTGATAAAGAACTCCTGCTTCTAATTTAGGTGGATTTTCTGGTGCATAGAAAATTGCTTCGGAAGAATGAATTGTAAAAGAAGAATCAAAATCTTCATCGTCGATGCTTTCTACTTCATCCTCTTTAAGTGGTAAACCTATCAAACGAGGTTTAACAGAACCTTGTCCTACGATTTCACTTGTCTTAGTTTTAATGTCTAAAAGAGTTCCTACAGGAAATTTTTCAGAAACTTTACTACTTATAAACCAATCTAATGTAGGATCGAGTTGAACATTAGTTTTTTTATTTTTCCCAAGAGTCAGAACAGTTGCTTCGTTAGATAACTTGAAAGCGAGTTCTGCAATATCGGATACAGCATAAGAGTTTAGTATAGCTTCACTATTAGCTCGTCGCGCCAGTTCAATACCTAATAATTCAAAAATTTCAATAATACTACAACGATTGTAAAATTCTAGCGCAAATGTTGGATAGTTCTCTAATAAGCTTAAAAATTCTGTTGCAGGTAAATTTACACAAATTGTTTCCTCCGAAGCAATGACTGTTTCACAAGGAACTCCCCTTATCAAACTGACCCAACCCAAGATTTCCCCCGATTTAAGTAGTTGCAGTGTAATGGGCATTTCAGTATTTGGATCGTTCGCTAGTAAACGTGCTTGTCCCTCATAAATAATTGATACTTGAGAGGATATATGTTCGTGTGTGAGAATTATTTGACCCATGCGATAACGCAAAAGCTGTAGCTTAGGCAACAACTTTGCTAGTTCTTGTGCTGAGAGTTGACTAAAAGGGATTAAGTTGGTTAAGAAATCTTGAATAGAGGCTTTAGTATGACTCATGAGTTTTGAAATGATTAGTTGTTAGTTGTTAGTTGTTAGTGGTTCTTGTCCACTAACAACTAACCCTTCTGGTATTTCTTTACAAGGAAGTTTCGAGAACACCAATCCCCTAGGTTGGGAAATTCGTGTACGGGGTTGGACTCACCACTAACTGTTCTTTTTCATTCCTCAGTTTTTGAAGCTGTTCTGTAAGCCAATTTTCAAAGAGTTCATTGAGGAGGCGAGATTTCATTGCTTCATCCAACTGTGCCGAGAGATATTTCTCTAAGCGCACTATGACAAACCACTCACCAATACGAGTAGGAGGCAAAAGTTTACCTGGTTGGTTGCTAGACAGAAATTGCACTATTCCTGGATGAAGTGCAGATAGTTCAACAGGACCAACTAAGCCGCTCGTTTGGGCTTCCGGACCTTGTGAATATTCTCGTGCTAGTTCTGTAAAGGACTGTTCTTTCGCCAAAATACGAAAGTAGAGTTCTTGAGCAACTCCTGCATCTTGAGTTCTCAGTAGAGAATAAATTACTTTGTCCAGTTTTGTTTTGCACTGGAAAAAGTAGGGTTCCAACATTTTCCCCCAAGTTGCTTGCTTGAATTTTTCGATTTTGAGTCTGCGAGTAACGATTCTCTCTAGCTGCGCTGGTGACAAATGGTAGTATGCCATCCATGCTCTGACATCAGCTTCATTTTTAAACTGATGTTCGGCATAAAACTGCCGTTGAGTTTGGGCAACTTCATCAGGTGTACACTCTATTAGTTCAACAGCCTCATCCAGAATTAACTCCCTCAGGAACTGAGGTAGCATTTGATAGCTAGCCAGTAAGGAAGTTAATTCACTCGCTTTGATTGTACGGTTACCAATTTGCAACACTTCAGTCATTCACTGCGAGACACTTGAAAATGCATAGTCTGCTTGGTGCTGCGCCCTGTGTTTGTAGATGTTATTTAAACAGCAGAAAGAAGTTGGTTATGCTTTTAGCTCTCTCAAGAGTCGTTTTCCCCTCTGCACCCACCAGTAAAGGCAAACTCACTTCTTCCATACGCTAGCTATTTTAATAACGAATTATACAATTGATGTGTATCTTAACAATAGTACATATAATAATATAAAATTTTATATGACTGGTAAAGCCAGTCTTTGTCGGGAAAGGCAGAGGGCACCTTTGCTTGAGACATTTATGGAATACTGCCTCCAGCAAGTTTCTGTAATTTCCCTAGCATACCCACTCCCGCCACAGGCAACTAGAGCGCCAGTTCAGTAAAAGTACTTGACCTAAAACGCTAGCTATGCAATTTGTTAGAATTGGGGATTTTAGTATTCGGTTTTTATGCGATTTCTAAAAATCTGACCCAAATATTTTACGGAAAATCGGTATTTTACCCTAGCCTACATAATTAGTTTTTGTCAACAAATATTAGTGGATCGGTGCTCTAGCGAACAAGGGAGGACAAACGTGGTGAGGCTCGGGACCCTAGCAATAGGGATATTAAAGCAGTAATGTCTTAAGAATCCCCTTTAGGAGTCGATTTCAGAAGCAAGATTGAGATTTGAGAAACTCCAATTGAGAAGTTTCTCCAAAATTCGGCTTTGGCGTTTGGCATTTTGCTCGATCGCCTCAAAAGCCTCAACGGTAGTACTTTGACTAAATTGACTTTGATGCCAAAGCTGAGTCAGACTCAAGGTGCGATTGAGGTAAAATTTAAATTCTTTAACCTGAAGATATTGATCGCGTTCAAATTGTTGATTAACAGCAGCTACAATCATTGGCTTGCAATTAACTCCTTCAAGTTTGTCAGCAGTGAGACGCCATGACAAAAGTTGTTCTATGAGGAGACTCTGACATTTAAGGTTTTGCTCAATTTCTTCAACAGCTTGAACGGTTGCACTGTAATCCAATCGCCCTTGACGCCAAAGATGAGCCCAAGCCAGGATGCTATTCAGTGAGAGCTTCAGTTCAACTGACAGGGATGATGCAAATCTTTTAAATTCTCGGTTAATCCGAGCACTATCGATGTACGTCTCAGGAGAGATTACTTTATCACTCATAATTAAGACTTTTTGTTTAATAATTTTTTTCTAAAAATAATTCGCGGTAAATAACGGTAAAGATCGGAAACTGCTACTACTTTACAAGCTATTTGCGCTTCCAACCCTATACCTAAAAGTAGATTTAATCTTTCTTAGTACTGTTTTCTATCTTTGGATGTATTGATAGAATATTACGAGAAAGAGTAATGTTGCTCTTTCCGTGTCAAGTGAAAGATTTGGGAGGTGAGGTTTTTCTATCCTTGGTGTAGCCGATTTAAGCATGACAGTTTTAGTGCTTAAAGATTTTAGAAAGCGTAGCGAGACCAAACATGGCAGCAATATCAGTTCATCAGAAAATTTTTGAAAAATTAAAACAAGCATATATAGAGAAATTTGGTGCTTCACCTAAATTTCTGATTGGGGAGCTAAATCGGGTTTATCAAGAAAAAAAAGAAGATTCCAAAGATATTATTTCAGATAAAACGATACGGAATTTCTTTAAGGATGATGAACCAACGAAGATGCAGGAGAAAAATCTCAACTTTTTATGTGGAATTTTACTAGGATATAACAGTTATCAGGAAGCTTTAAGACAACAAACATCATTGGAACAAGGAGAAAAAGTCGAGACGGATGAGCAAGAAACTTGGCTTCAGCGTTATCAAGAATATCTTCAGAGAAAGTGCAGTACTATAAAAGTCCTGACAATGACTCACCCCGTAGAGCTAAATAGTGTTTACGCCCAAGTCAATGTTTTAGAAAATGTTCAAGGAAAACAGTCTAAAACTATTCAAGAACTCTTCAGCCACTTTTCAAACGAAGGTGCAAGCTTTAGTCGATTTAACTATAGAATTAGAAATCATTTATCTGCTTTAGACGCTGTTAAAAACTATTCTAAGCTGCTTATTTGGGGTAGACCAGGTGCAGGTAAAACAACTTTTCTCAAGCATCTAGTTTTACATTCTATTCAACAAAATAAAGAATTACAAAAAATTCCTATTTTTATTTCATTAAAATCTTTTTCTGATGACGAAAATCAACAAGATCTTATTGATGCTATTAAACAAGATTTGTCAGACTATATTTGCGAAATATCTCAATTTGTTCACAACTTACTAGAACAAGGTCGTTGCTTGATTTTGTTAGATGGATTGGATGAGGTCGGCGAAACAAAAAGCGATCGCGTTTATCAAAACATCGATCGTTTTGTCAAGAGATTTCCTAAAAATCGTTTTGTCCTTACTTGTCGTTCGGGATCTGCTGATTATATATTTCCTGATTTTACAGAAGTGGAAATGGCAGATTTCGATTGCAATCAGGTTGAGTTTTTTATTAGAAAATGGTTTGCACCAAGTGAAGATTTGAAGTTAGCAGATAGCTTACTTGAAAAAATAGAAAAAAAT
It encodes the following:
- a CDS encoding peptidase domain-containing ABC transporter; amino-acid sequence: MSHTKASIQDFLTNLIPFSQLSAQELAKLLPKLQLLRYRMGQIILTHEHISSQVSIIYEGQARLLANDPNTEMPITLQLLKSGEILGWVSLIRGVPCETVIASEETICVNLPATEFLSLLENYPTFALEFYNRCSIIEIFELLGIELARRANSEAILNSYAVSDIAELAFKLSNEATVLTLGKNKKTNVQLDPTLDWFISSKVSEKFPVGTLLDIKTKTSEIVGQGSVKPRLIGLPLKEDEVESIDDEDFDSSFTIHSSEAIFYAPENPPKLEAGVLYQSGSPNSNYPYIQGRGPKNATLACFHMLSQYWNIPFRRDAIAKVLDNQIQRTQTLSLQLCGAIAELVGLNAQLINNINAIGITKLQPPAMIRWQDSFAILYEISEQKLVLAVPEIGLIHQKIGNFIENWGAEGQVLLLKPTKYTPKQKFSLRWFIPSLIKYSKVLLEVLLASFLVQIFSLANPLIVQLIIDKVIIQNSFGTLNILGILLLILSFFEGLLTSLRTYLFVDTTNRIDLTLGSEIIDHLLRLPLRYFEKRPVGELATRAQELENIRSFLTGTALTVVLDAVFSVIYIVVMAMYSWLLTLVALATVPLFAFLTIVVSPVIRQQLRNKAERNAEAQSYLVEVMSGIQTVKAQNIELRSRWQWQERYANYVDAGFKTVVTSTGANVTSNFLNQVSSLLVIWVGASLVLQGKLSLGQLIAFRIIAGYVTAPLLRLTQLWQNFQETALSLERLGDILDSPAEVTELDRQNIPMPSIRGAVKYENVSFRFNPNGSLQLKNINIDFQPGQFVGIVGQSGSGKSTLTKLLQRLYEPESGRIFIDDYDIAKVELYSLRRQIGMVLQDSLLFDGTVQENIALTHPDATPEEIIQAAKIAAAHDFIMSLSNGYNTRVGERGSALSGGQRQRIAIARVILQNPRLLILDEATSALDYQSEREVCLNLAAAFRDRTVFFITHRLGTVKNADVILLLDRGAVVEQGTHEELMAQKGRYYCLYQQQELVAGS
- a CDS encoding peptidylprolyl isomerase, which translates into the protein MTEVLQIGNRTIKASELTSLLASYQMLPQFLRELILDEAVELIECTPDEVAQTQRQFYAEHQFKNEADVRAWMAYYHLSPAQLERIVTRRLKIEKFKQATWGKMLEPYFFQCKTKLDKVIYSLLRTQDAGVAQELYFRILAKEQSFTELAREYSQGPEAQTSGLVGPVELSALHPGIVQFLSSNQPGKLLPPTRIGEWFVIVRLEKYLSAQLDEAMKSRLLNELFENWLTEQLQKLRNEKEQLVVSPTPYTNFPT
- a CDS encoding HlyD family efflux transporter periplasmic adaptor subunit, producing the protein MNKSIQCNPEPLPSSRVLEPEVRVPVNTSTEDNKFARSVVLRQSPIWSRAILWGILGVTALVLIWAHFAKIEEAIPSQGKLEPQGTVKEVQAPVAGVVKAVLVKDGQRVRRGDVLLRLDPTAVRSQLISLLKIRTALMQENQFYRAQLAGKNTSSNTSLSISQIQLPPGLISLTQSRAALIAENRLYRAQLNGQYQNPSFSPEEAARIEFSQAELQARVSSDQLQTDQLKKQLNENQAQLSSARDIREVNQTILNSFEPLAVEGAISRIQFLKQKEQVRTHQADVERLTQEQARLRFAIAQSQEKLKNTIAAAKKELLTQIASNNKQVAQIDSELNKTILENDKKIAETENQISQARLNLQYQELRSPSDGIVFDLQARYPGFVTNPSQAVLKIVPTEDLTAKVYITNKDIGFIKEGMKVDVRIDSFPFSEFGDIKGEVVWIGSDALPPDQIRPYYSFPVKIRLERQSLAVRNREVPLQSGMSINANIKVRDRTVMSIFTDLFSEQIDNLKTIR